The Pseudomonas alkylphenolica genomic sequence CCCCGAGCGCGAGTTCGTCCTGCGCCGTCCGCCGTTCGGCCACAAGGCCAAGTCGGCCCACGACATGGGGCGCGAGTTCCGCATCCTCAACCAGCTCAACAGCGGCTTCCCCTACTGCCCCAAGGCCTACGTGCATTGCACCGACGAGGCGCTGATCGGCGGCGAGTTTTACGTCATGGACCGGGTCAAGGGCATCATCCTGCGCTCGGACCTGCCACCGGAGCTGGGCCTGGATGCCACACATACCGAGGCGCTGTGCAAGAGCTTCATCGAACGCATGGTCGAACTGCACCAGGTGGACTACAACGCCTGCGGCCTGGGCGACCTGGGCAAGCCGGAAGGTTACGTGCAGCGCCAGATCGAGGGCTGGAGCAGTCGCTACGAGAAGGCCCTGACCCCGGACGCGCCGCGCTGGGAAAAGGTCATCGCCTGGCTGCGTGAGAAGATGCCGGCCGATCATCCCAAGCCTGCCATCGTGCACAACGACTATCGCTTCGACAACGTCATCCTCGATGCCGACAACCCGATGCGCATCATCGGTGTGCTCGACTGGGAAATGACCACCATCGGCGACCCGTTGATGGATCTGGGCAACACCCTGGCCTACTGGATCGAAGCCAGCGACCCGGCACCGGTGCAGCTGATGCGCCGTCAGCCAAGCAACGCCCCGGGCATGCTCACCCGCCAGCAGTTTGTCGACTACTACGCCGAACGCGCCGGAATCAGCATCGACAACTACGACTTTTATTACACCTACGGCCTGTTCCGTCTGGCCGGTATCGTCCAGCAGATCTACTACCGCTTCTTCCACGGCCAGACCCAGGACAAGCGCTTCGCCCAGTTCATTCACATGAACAAACTGCTGGAGCACATGAGCCTGCAGGTCATCGCCAAGTCCAGCCTCTGACGACTACAACAAGGAAAAGACCATGTCCAAGACCCAACTGTTCGACCTCGACGGCAAGATCGCCTTTGTTTCCGGTGCCAGTCGCGGCATCGGCGAGGCGATTGCCCACCTGCTGGCCCAGCAAGGCGCCCATGTGATCGTTTCCAGCCGCAAGCTCGATGGCTGCCAGCAAGTCGCCGACGCCATCGTCGCCGCCGGCGGCCAGGCCACGGCGATTGCCTGCCATATCGGCGAGATGGAACAGATCAACGCCGTGTTTGCAGCTATCCGCGAGCAGTTCGGGCGCCTGGATATCCTGGTCAACAACGCCGCGACCAACCCGCAGTTCTGCAACGTGCTGGACACCGACCTTGGCGCCTTCCAGAAGACCGTCGATGTGAACATCCGCGGCTACTTCTTCATGTCGGTCGAAGCCGGCAAGCTGATGCGCGAAAACGGCGGCGGCAGCATCATCAACGTCGCTTCGATCAACGGCGTATCGCCAGGCGTGTTCCAGGGCATCTACTCGGTGACCAAGGCAGCGGTGATCAACATGACCAAGGTCTTCGCCAAGGAATGCGCACCCTTCGGCATTCGCTGCAACGCCCTGCTGCCTGGCCTGACCGACACCAAATTCGCCTCGGCACTGGTCAAGAACGACGCCATCCTCAACACCGCGCTGCAGCAGATCCCGCTCAAGCGCGTAGCCGACCCGAAAGAGATGGCCGGTGCAGTGCTGTACCTGGCCAGTGACGCCTCGAGCTACACCACCGGTGTGGCATTGAACGTGGACGGCGGCTTCCTCTCCTGATTGCTGGGCGGCATCAAGGGGCAAGCCCGCGCTGCTCTGCCAGCAGCTGCTGGATCACTTGCTCCTGGGTGTCATAGGCGCCCTCGCCGAAATGCACAAAGCGTACCTGGCCCCGGGCATCGACAAAGTAGTGCGCCGGCCAGAACTGATTGCCGAAGGCATTCCAGATGGCATAACGGTTGTCGATGGCCACCGGGTACTCGATGCCCAGCTTGGCGACTTGCCCTCGCACGTTGTCGATGTCGTTTTCGTAGTCGTACTCCGGGGTGTGCACGCCGATCACCACCAGGCCCTGGTCAGCGTAGCGCTTGGCCCAGTTGTTGACGTACGGCAGGCTACGCTGGCAATTGATACAGTCGTAGGTCCAGAAATCCACCAGCACCACCTTACCCTTGAGCGCTTCGCGATCCAGCGCTGGCGAGTTGAGCCACTGCACTGCGCCGCTCAATTCAGGCATGGGTCCGAGGGTGTCCAGCTGCGAAGGACCGGCCAGCAAGCGGCCGCCCAGGCCTACAGCAATCAGGGAAAGGGCCAGCGCAGCGGCGATGCCAACCTTGCGCCGGGTTGGATTCAGGCGGCGCAAGGCGCCGCCCAGCGTTGTGGACAATGACATGCTCGGCTCTCTGCGTGAGGGTGCTTAACCGCCTTCGTGGCAGGCACCGGTGGCGTAGGTCTGGTATTGCAGGCTGTGCGGCTGGCCCTTGGAGTCCAGGTAGTCCATCTTCGCGGTGACCACGCCACAGGCCTCGCCATTGTTGTTTTCGTGGATGGACAGGACTTTCTTCACGTCCAGATGCTGGCCGTAATGATAGTTCTGCACGGGTATGCTGCTGTCGGCAAAGGCACTGAAGGCACCGAAACCGAAAAGGGCGAACAGGCTGATGCGAGCCAGGGTCTTGATAGTCATGTCGAGTCTCCCGGGTGAAAATCTCACCCTCTGCCGGAGAGGAAGGGCCCTCCCCGTTGAGACCTATTTGAGGCGCCCAAGGTATCGCCGATATGTCCGGATCACGCCGGATTGCCTCTTCAGGTATCTGCCGGCACAACAGATACACTGCAATACAAACCCCGGCAGGCAAGCGCCACCGGGCTCTGTACACTTCAGGCCAATGCGCTTGAACAGGAGCCGGGCATGGATCATATCGATCATGTGCTGATCGTCGACGATGATCGCGAAATCAGAGAACTGGTAGGCAACTACCTGAAGAAGAACGGGCTGCGCACCAGCATCGTTGCTGACGGTCGGCAGATGCGCGCCTTTCTGGAATCCAACGTGGTCGACCTGATCGTCCTCGACATCATGATGCCCGGCGACGACGGCCTGTTGCTGTGTCGCGAGCTGCGTGCCGGTAAACACAAGGCTACCCCGGTGCTGATGTTGACCGCGCGCAACGACGAAACCGACCGCATCATCGGCCTGGAGATGGGCGCCGACGACTACCTGACCAAACCCTTCTCGGCGCGCGAACTGCTGGCACGCATCAATGCCGTGCTGCGCCGTACGCGGATGCTGCCGCCGAACCTGACCCTCAGCGAAAGCAGCCGTTTGATCGCGTTTGGCCAATGGCGCCTGGATACCACCGCCCGTCACCTGCTCGACCGCGACGGCACCCTGGTGGCCCTCAGTGGTGCCGAGTACCGTTTGCTACGGGTGTTCCTCGACCACCCACAGCGAGTACTCAGCCGCGAGCAGTTGCTCAACCTCACTCAAGGCCGCGAAGCGGATATCTTCGACCGCTCCATCGATCTGCTGGTCAGCCGCCTGCGCCAACGCCTGCAGGACGATGCCCGCGAGCCGGCCTATATAAAGACCGTGCGCAGTGAGGGCTATGTGTTCTCGCTGCCCGTACACATGGTCGAGCCGCAGTCATGAGTGCAACACTGCGCTGGCCGCGCACCCTGGCCTCGCGCCTGGCACTGATCTTTTTCACCGGGCTGGTGCTGGCCTATGGATTGTCGTTCAGCTTTCAGTTCTACGAGCGCTACATCAGTTCACGCTCGATGATGCTCGGTAACCTGGAGCAGGACGTGTCCACCTCGGTAGCCATCCTCGACCGCCTGCCCGCCGCGGAACGCGAGGCCTGGCTGCCGCGCCTGGAGCGGCGTACCTACCGTTACCGGCTAGATGAAGGCCAGCCGGGGCAGCCGCTGTCATTGGCCGACGCGCCGATGGCGGCCCAGTCCATCGACAAAGCCATCGGCCATCAGTACCCGTTGATTTTCAACAACCTCCCCGGCGCGAATCCGCACTTTCAGGTGCACCTGCGCCTGACCGACGGCAAACCGCTGACAGTGGATGTCACGCCGGCGCCGATACCGTTATCGACCTGGTTGCCGGTGGTGTTGCTGATTCAACTGGCACTGTTGCTGCTGTGCACGTGGCTGGCGGTGAAGACCGCCATCAGCCCGCTGACCCGCCTGGCCCACGCCGTCGACAGCCTCGACCCCAATGCACCGGGCCCGCTGCTGGATGAAAGCGGCCCGCGCGAAGTGCGCTACGCCGCCGTGGCCTTCAACTCATTGCAAGCGCGCATCGCCGCCTACCTCAAGGAGCGCATGCAGCTGCTGGCGGCGATATCCCATGATCTGCAAACCCCCATCACGCGCATGAAGCTGCGGGTCGAAGTGATGGACCCATCGCACGAGAAAGACAAACTCTGGAGCGATCTGGAAGCCATGGAGCACCTGGTGCGCGAGGGCGTAGCCTATGCCCGCAGCATCGACGGCAGCACCGAAGCCAGTTGCCGGGTCAACCTCGACGCCTTTCTCGACAGCCTGGTGCTCGACTACCAGGACAGCGGTCAGCAGGTACTGCTTGAGGCCAGCACCGGCGCGGTGATCGACACCCGCCCGCATGCCTTGCGCCGCGTGCTGGTCAACCTGATCGACAATGCCCTCAAGTTCGCTGGTGCCGCGCAACTGGAAGTGGAGTCAGGTGCAGGCCGGCGTACCTTGATCCGGGTGCTGGACAATGGTCCCGGCATTCCCGTCGATGAACTTGAGGAGGTGCTCAAGCCGTTCTACCGTGTCGAAGGCTCACGCAACCGCACTACCGGCGGCACCGGCCTGGGCCTGGCCATCGCCCATCAACTGACCCAGGCCATCGGCGGCAGTCTGAGCCTGAGCAATCGCGACGGCGGTGGCCTGTGCGCACAGATCGAGTTGCCCGCGCGTGGCGTCTGAAGCTTTCAGTACATAGCGATACATAAGTGGCGGTGGACGACACACTGCAGATAACTGCCCTTGCAACACTCCCGGACAGATAAGGCGCCGCCACCCCGACGGTGCCCTCTGCCTCTGGAGCCCTTGATGAAACTGCCCCCTTTGCCCTCCGGCTGGAAACTGTTCGGCCTGCTGGCCGTGTTGACCCTGGCGATGACCACGCTGATCCTGGCCGCCCAGCCGCTGGCCGCGGACGGCCTGCGCAGTGCTATCCGCGCCACCGCCCGCAGCTCGTTCGCCTTGTTCCTGCTGACCTTCCTGGCCTCGTCCCTGGCCATTCTGCTGCCGGGTGACGCAACGCGTCGGCTGCTGCGCGAGCGGCGCTACCTGGGCCTGGCATTTGCCTTCTCGCACACCGTGCACGGGATGTTGATCTACCGCTATTCGCAGCAGTTTCCAGCGCTTTTCTGGGCTGGGCGCACGGTCACTTCAAGCCTGCCCGGCACCTTCGGTTACCTGTTCATCCTGTTGCTGACCTTGACCTCGTTCAAAGCACCGATGCGCCTGCTCGGGTCGCGGGCCTGGAAGCAACTGCACAGTGTCGGTACCTGGGTCATTGCCCTGGTGTTCTGCCTGTCGTTCTACAAACGCATTCCCATGGGCGCCTGGTATGTGCTGGCTTTCTCGACAATGTTCGCCGCCATTGCCCTCAAACTCACCGCCAAGCTGGCTCTGCGTGTGCGCCGCGCAGCAGTGGCCTTTGCGTCCTGATCGAGGAACTTGTCATGACCGCTATCACTACCCCGTTCGCGCCCCTGGACCGTCTTGGCGCCTGGAGCGCCGACCTCGCCTTGCGAGTGTTTCTGGCCTGGGAATTTTTCGAATCAGGCTGGCAAAAATGGAATGGCGCGAACTGGTTCGAACAACTCCAGTCGGCCTTTCCTTTCCCGTTCAACCAGCTGTCGGCCAGCTTCAACTGGCAGCTGTCGATGTGGGCAGAATTGCTGTGCGCGTTGTTGCTGTTGATCGGCCTGGCGACGCGCTTCTCTGCGCTGGTGCTGTTCATCGTCACCGTGGTGGCCATTGCCGCGGTACATTGGCCGGCGCACTGGTCGGGACTGGCAGAGCTGGCGCAGGGCTACTCGATCAGTGACCATGGCTTTGGCAATTACAAGCTGCCGTTGATCTACCTGGTGGCATTGGTGCCGCTGATGCTCAATGGCGCCGGGAAACTGAGCCTGGATAATCTGCTGCAGCGCTGGCGGCGTTGAGATGATCGCGGGGCAAGCCTGCTCCCACAGTGTTAACCCAACCTTGTGGGAGCGGGCTTGCCCCGCGATGCTCCTGCGCCGGCAACACCGCCGGCTTGTCGGCATCCTTGAGCAGAAACACCACAAACTTCGCCGGTTTGTCCTGGCTGGCATTGCGCCCGACCGTGTGAATATCGGCCGGGCCTTCATGGAAGGTCTGACCAGGCATCAAGGTGACTTCCTTGCCACCCTTCACCCCCATGACCACCGAGCCCTCCAGCACATAGACAAAGCCATGCGCGTCATGACGGTGCACCGGGTCGGCGCCCCCTGGCGGATACGCCACCTCCAGGATCAGTACTTCCTTGCCCGGGTAGTCGGGCAGCGCCTGGGTCATCACCGGGGTTACGGTGGGCGGCGGCGCGCTGGTTGTCGGGGATTGGCCATGAACAGCCGTGACGCCCATCAAAGGTACAAGCACAAGCAATGACTGGATGCGCATAGGGCTCTCCTGGTCTTGTGTGTCAGTGTTGGACAGGTGTGTTTTTCAACCACGTCTGGAAATGCAGACCGCCGATGATCACATCGACGTCGGGCGTCAGCGAGCGATCATCAATCGGTGCGCCGAAATAAGCGGCCTGGGGATCGGCGATCACTTCGCGGGGATCCTGTTGGTGCTGCAGATAACTGCGCACGAACTGGTCCAGCGGCTGACGGTCAGGCCCCGCTACCTCGAAAGTGCGATTGGCCGCAGGCTTGTCGACAAGGTCGGCCAGTACCTGGGCAACGTCGGATGAGGCCACCGGCTGCAGTGCAGCGGTGGTCACGCGCACACAGTTGCCGTCGGCACCGGAGTAGGCAATCGCGCCCATGAACTCGAAAAACTGCGTGGCCCGCAGGATGGTATAGGGCACACCGGCGTGTTTGATCAGCTCCTCCTGAGCCATCTTGGCGCGGAAGTACCCGCTTTCCAGCATGCGCTCGGTGCCCACAACGCAGAGTGCGATGTGATGCTTCACCCCGCGGGCCTTTTCGGCGGCAAACAGATTGCGCCCGCAGGTTTCGAAGAACCGTAACACTGCACTGTCTTCAAACGACGGCGAGTTAGCCACATCCACCACCACATCAGCGCCTTCCAGTGCCAGCTCCAGGCCTTCGCCGGTCAGGGCATTGACGCCGGTTTGCGGCGATGCGGCAAGCACCGCATGCCCCTTCGCACGCAGGTTGTTGCACAACTGGGTACCGATCAGGCCGGTACCGCCGATCACAACGACTTTCATGGCAGAGTCTCCCGCAAAGTGGGCGGCGAGCGTGTCCGACGCCACGGGATGACTGCATTAAGTGGTAAGGGGCCCGCTCGTTGGTAGCGTTGCAACAATCCATGATAGTGCTTCGTGCCCTGGCGAGCGCAGGGGCGGATCAGTGGTGATCTCCTGTGGGAGCGGCGGTGCGACGTCTCGACTTGCCCCGCGATAGCGATATGACTGACAAACCGCTATCGCGGGGCAAGCCCGCTCCTACAGGTCAGAAGCGCTCGTCCAGTATCGCCGGCAAGGTCAGTTCCCTGACAAAACTGGCCGACGACAGGCTCAGGGCCATGCGCACCACCTGGACCACATCGTGTACCGGGATCAACTGCCCCTCACCCTGCTGCTCAGCCACCTCACGCGGGATAGCCAGGGCGTCATCGGTGTTCAGATAACCCAGGTTCAGGCAGGTAACCCCCAGGTGCTGCTGGCGATAGCCCTCGCGCAAGGCATCGGCAATGCCTCGCAGGGCGAACTTGGACGCGCCGAAAGTGACTTCCGGACGCCCGCTGCGGGCAAGTCCAGAGGTTGAGCCGGTGAGAATGATACGCGGGCGGGTGCTTTGCAGCAGGGTCGGCAGCAGGCGCTTGATGACCAGCAGGGTCGCGGTGATGTTGCAGCTGACAATGGCTTCGATCTGCTCCTCGTCATCTTCGAGAAAGTCGTAGTCGGGGCCAAAAGCACGCTGTTCCCAGATCCCCAGGTTGTAGATCAAGGTGTCCAGTCCCTGTTCAGCCACCGCCTGCTCCAGCTGCTGCGCGGCTTGTCGGGGATGGGTCAGGTCGGCCGCAACCCATTGAACCTGCACTCCGGGTTGGGCGTCGAGCCCTTGCGGCTTGCTGCGCGACACGCCGATCAGGGTGTCGCCCACCTCTCCCAAGCCCTCGATCAACGCCTTGCCCAAGCCTTTGCTGGCACCTACCACCATGGTTCTCATCGCCTGTCTCCTGACGTGGCTTGCTGTTTGAGGCGGACATGCCAGCAGAACGATGAGGGCTTGGCAAAGCGTCGACTGTATCCAGATGTGTAGCTGTCAGCCGCTATGCCAGGTAGCGCCGGAACCAATCCAGGGTCCGCTCCCAGGCCAGCTTCGCCGCCGCTTCGTCGTAGCGCGGCGTGGTGTCGTTGTGAAAGCCGTGATTGGCGCCGGGATAAAAATAGGCTTCGAAGGTCTTGCCCGTCGCTTTCAGCGCCCGCTCGTAGGCTGGCCAGCCCTCATTGATGCGGGTGTCCAGCTCGCCGTAATGCAGCAACACCGGCGCCTTGATCTTCGCGACATCCTTGGTGTCCGGCTGACGTCCGTAGAAAGACACCGCCGCCCCCAGCTCCGGATAGGCCACCGCTGCCGCGTTGGCCACACCACCGCCGTAGCAAAAGCCGGTGATGCCGACCTTGCCGGTGGTGTATTCGTTCTTCATCAACCATTCGATGGCGGCGAAGAAGTCATTCATCAGCTTTTGCGGGTCGACCTTTTCCTGCAGTGCACGGCCCTTGTCGTCATCGCCCGGATAGCCGCCAACCGAGGTCAGTCCATCGGGCGCCAAGGCAACAAAACCGGCTTTGGCCAGACGCCGTGCGACATCTTCGATATAGGGGTTCAGGCCGCGATTCTCATGCACCACCACAACCCCCGGCACTTTGCCCTGTACCTTGGCCGGGCGCACCAGATAACCACGGACCTGACCATGGCCCCTGGGTGAAGGATAAGTGACATATTCGGCGATGATGTCCGGATCGTTGGCCGCTACTTGTTGGGCCAGCGCGTAGTTGGGGCTCAAGGAGGCCAACAAGGCACTGGCGGTCATCCCCGCCAGGGTGAACGCCGCTGCGCGGTCGAGAAACTCACGGCGGTTGATCTGGCCGTGGGCGTAGTAGTCATAGAGTTCGAGCAGTTCAGGGGCAAAGTCTTTGGCAGTGAGACGTTCCATGGGCGCATGCTCTGTGAAGTGAGTCAGGGGCACGAAGGTCTGATTCATTAAAGCAGGCTTGCCGGTTCATGGCTGCGGGCGTGATGAGTGCGTATCGTCGTTGTGCAACAGGAAATCGATCATTGCCCTGACCCGCGACGGCACATGCCGGGCATGCGGATAGATAAGCATGAACGGTCGCGAGGCACCGCCGAAGTCGCTGAGCACCTCCACCAACTGCCCGTTGTCCAGTTCCTGTTGCACGGTGAATCGATAGGCCTGCATCAACCCGGCGCCGCTTTTCACCAGGGTGACGGTTGCCAGAAAGTCCTCCAGACAGGTGTAACTACCTGAGGTTTGCAGCTCCATCGGTTTACCGCCAACGCGAAAAGACCAGGTGCTGGGACGACCGCTGCTGGGCAGCTCGAACTGGATGCATTGATGATCGAGCAAGTCCTGCGGCGTCCCTGGCGTCCCCGCGCGGCGCAGGTAGTCGGGTGTCGCCACCACCACCAGCTCGGCATCCTCCAGGCGGCGGGCGATCAGGTTCGAATCGGCAGGTTCGCGCCCGCGGATCGCCAGGTCATAGCCCTCATCGGCAAAGTCGATGTTGCGGTTGCTGACGTGCACATCGATCCGCACCTGCGGATAGCGCTGACGAAACAATGGCAGGCGCGGCAGCAGTCGGTAATGGGCGTAGGGTGTCGGCATGCTGATGCGCAACAAACCGGACGGCACCACCTGCGAACCGCTGACCTCTCGCTCGGCATCGGCCAGTTGCGTCAGGGCCTGACGGCATTGTTCGTAGTATCCGCGCCCACCTTCGGTCAGGCGCATCTGGCGGGTGGTACGTACGAACAGACGCACGCCCAGCCGTTCTTCCAGACGCGCCACCGAGCGGCTCACCGCCGCCGGAGTGATCCCGGCCTGGGTTGCGGCACCGGTGAAACTGCTGGTTTCAGCCGCCAGACAGAACAGCTCGATACTGCCCAGTTGAAAATCATCGAAAAGGCGCGTCATGGTCGCTCGATTAGTTACATGGAGTATCTATTCAAGTTCCATGAGCAGCATTTTTCAAGTGATGCTTGCCAATTACAGTGAGCTCCACCTACCGGGCCTACCGCCCGGCCTTTTGGAGACATCGATCATGCAAGCCAGCAAAACCGTCATCGTCACCGGCGCTTCCAGCGGTCTGGGTTTCGCCATCGCCAAAGCCTACCTTGAGCGCGGCGACAATGTAGTCGGCAACGCCCGTACCCTGGCGCGCTTGCAGGAAGCCGCGGATAAATTGGGCAATCCGGCAAATTTCCTCCTGGTGGAAGGCGACATTTCCCAGCCGCAAACGGCCGAAAGACTGTTCGCCCAGGCCATTGAAGCCTTCGGCAAGGTCGACGTGCTGGTCAACAATGCCGGTATCTTCATCGCCAAGCCGGTGGCCGAGTACACCCCGGCTGACATCGAGGCCATCGTCGACACCAACCTCAAAGGCTTCGTTTATCCCGCCCAGGCGGCTGCACGGCACATGACTCAAAACGGCGCCGGGCAGATCATCGCCATCACCGCCTCCATCGCCCTGCAACCCAATACCAAGGTACCGGCGCTGCTGCCGGTACTGATCAAGGGCGGCTTGAACCAGGCGGTACGCGCCCTGGCGCTGGAACTGGCGTCTGCGCAAGTACAGGTCAATGGCGTGGCACCGGGGATCATCGATACCCCACTGCATGGCGATGACCCGCAGGTGCGCAACGCGCTCAAGGCCCTGGCCCCGACCGGACAGATCGGTACTCCTCAGGACGTTGTCGATGCTGTGCTTTACTTGAGCGACTCGCGTTTCGTCACCGGAACCGTCATGGCGGTGGATGGTGGTTCGGCTACAGGTGTCTGGTAAGCAATCGGAGGAAAACCGTCATGCCCTATGTTCATATTCGGGTCACCCAGGAAGGCGTCAGCGCCGAGCAAAAGCGCGCACTGATCGAAGGAACTACCGAGCTGTTGTTTCAGGTGCTGAACAAGCCACCGGCCTCGACCTTTGTGGTAATCGAGGAAGTGCCGACCGACAACTGGGGGGTCGGCGGTGAGACGGTGACAGCGCTGCGCGAACGTGAAAGACAAACCTCGGGCTGACCAGGACTCGCGCTGCTGACTACCGATCCGCTCATGGCGGATCAGTAGCTCAGCATCATCGACTCGGAATGGCCAGCGGTGAAACAGCACTTGCAGCGCTTGCTCAACCGCGGATGAGGCGGTTCGGACAAGCCGATTGAACGCCCACTTCGGTAAAGGCGTTTGCCGAGCAGATGATCAAGGATCACACTAAAACCAATCAGTTGCCGAACCTGCAGCATCACCTCGAAGTGGCCAGGCAACTACAGAACACGCACCGCAAGCACTGAAGGAGGTGTCTGACATGAGAAAGGTCAGCCCGGCGTGCCCGACCTGCCTGCGGCTCGATTTTGTCCAGGACACATTGTTCGGCCCTGTCGCCCATAGTGCCGAGTGCCAGGTGCAAGTGGCGCCGTTGAACCTCAATGGCCTGCCTGGCCTACGGATGCAAGTCCGGGCGCCAGTACCGGCCAAGCTTGAGCGCTCGCATAGCGTGGCGTTTGTCTGGGAAGGTCGTACTTATCGCGGGATCATTCACTATCACAGACGATGTGAAGACGGCGGATTGCAGTTGCAGCTTGAGTTGCAATAGCGGGCAAGCGCTTCGAGACAGATCGTAGCCACTGCCCAGGCACAGAGCGTGAACAGATCCGTCTCGACCTCGCCTTCAGGAGACCAGCATGCCAGCCCTCTTCAACCTCCAGCGCTTCGTCGACGCCCAGGACCCTTTCCTTGACCGGGTCCTGGCTGAACTCCAGGCCGGGCGGAAAACCAGCCACTGGATATGGTTCATCTTTCCCC encodes the following:
- a CDS encoding phosphotransferase family protein — translated: MTLTDQSTQVRPGEELDAAVIDPYLKAHIAGLSGTPHISQFPGGASNLTYLVQYPEREFVLRRPPFGHKAKSAHDMGREFRILNQLNSGFPYCPKAYVHCTDEALIGGEFYVMDRVKGIILRSDLPPELGLDATHTEALCKSFIERMVELHQVDYNACGLGDLGKPEGYVQRQIEGWSSRYEKALTPDAPRWEKVIAWLREKMPADHPKPAIVHNDYRFDNVILDADNPMRIIGVLDWEMTTIGDPLMDLGNTLAYWIEASDPAPVQLMRRQPSNAPGMLTRQQFVDYYAERAGISIDNYDFYYTYGLFRLAGIVQQIYYRFFHGQTQDKRFAQFIHMNKLLEHMSLQVIAKSSL
- a CDS encoding SDR family oxidoreductase produces the protein MSKTQLFDLDGKIAFVSGASRGIGEAIAHLLAQQGAHVIVSSRKLDGCQQVADAIVAAGGQATAIACHIGEMEQINAVFAAIREQFGRLDILVNNAATNPQFCNVLDTDLGAFQKTVDVNIRGYFFMSVEAGKLMRENGGGSIINVASINGVSPGVFQGIYSVTKAAVINMTKVFAKECAPFGIRCNALLPGLTDTKFASALVKNDAILNTALQQIPLKRVADPKEMAGAVLYLASDASSYTTGVALNVDGGFLS
- a CDS encoding thioredoxin family protein; the encoded protein is MSLSTTLGGALRRLNPTRRKVGIAAALALSLIAVGLGGRLLAGPSQLDTLGPMPELSGAVQWLNSPALDREALKGKVVLVDFWTYDCINCQRSLPYVNNWAKRYADQGLVVIGVHTPEYDYENDIDNVRGQVAKLGIEYPVAIDNRYAIWNAFGNQFWPAHYFVDARGQVRFVHFGEGAYDTQEQVIQQLLAEQRGLAP
- a CDS encoding DUF2790 domain-containing protein, with protein sequence MTIKTLARISLFALFGFGAFSAFADSSIPVQNYHYGQHLDVKKVLSIHENNNGEACGVVTAKMDYLDSKGQPHSLQYQTYATGACHEGG
- a CDS encoding response regulator; the encoded protein is MDHIDHVLIVDDDREIRELVGNYLKKNGLRTSIVADGRQMRAFLESNVVDLIVLDIMMPGDDGLLLCRELRAGKHKATPVLMLTARNDETDRIIGLEMGADDYLTKPFSARELLARINAVLRRTRMLPPNLTLSESSRLIAFGQWRLDTTARHLLDRDGTLVALSGAEYRLLRVFLDHPQRVLSREQLLNLTQGREADIFDRSIDLLVSRLRQRLQDDAREPAYIKTVRSEGYVFSLPVHMVEPQS
- a CDS encoding ATP-binding protein gives rise to the protein MRWPRTLASRLALIFFTGLVLAYGLSFSFQFYERYISSRSMMLGNLEQDVSTSVAILDRLPAAEREAWLPRLERRTYRYRLDEGQPGQPLSLADAPMAAQSIDKAIGHQYPLIFNNLPGANPHFQVHLRLTDGKPLTVDVTPAPIPLSTWLPVVLLIQLALLLLCTWLAVKTAISPLTRLAHAVDSLDPNAPGPLLDESGPREVRYAAVAFNSLQARIAAYLKERMQLLAAISHDLQTPITRMKLRVEVMDPSHEKDKLWSDLEAMEHLVREGVAYARSIDGSTEASCRVNLDAFLDSLVLDYQDSGQQVLLEASTGAVIDTRPHALRRVLVNLIDNALKFAGAAQLEVESGAGRRTLIRVLDNGPGIPVDELEEVLKPFYRVEGSRNRTTGGTGLGLAIAHQLTQAIGGSLSLSNRDGGGLCAQIELPARGV
- a CDS encoding ferric reductase-like transmembrane domain-containing protein — its product is MKLPPLPSGWKLFGLLAVLTLAMTTLILAAQPLAADGLRSAIRATARSSFALFLLTFLASSLAILLPGDATRRLLRERRYLGLAFAFSHTVHGMLIYRYSQQFPALFWAGRTVTSSLPGTFGYLFILLLTLTSFKAPMRLLGSRAWKQLHSVGTWVIALVFCLSFYKRIPMGAWYVLAFSTMFAAIALKLTAKLALRVRRAAVAFAS
- a CDS encoding HvfX family Cu-binding RiPP maturation protein; the protein is MTAITTPFAPLDRLGAWSADLALRVFLAWEFFESGWQKWNGANWFEQLQSAFPFPFNQLSASFNWQLSMWAELLCALLLLIGLATRFSALVLFIVTVVAIAAVHWPAHWSGLAELAQGYSISDHGFGNYKLPLIYLVALVPLMLNGAGKLSLDNLLQRWRR
- a CDS encoding cupin domain-containing protein; this translates as MRIQSLLVLVPLMGVTAVHGQSPTTSAPPPTVTPVMTQALPDYPGKEVLILEVAYPPGGADPVHRHDAHGFVYVLEGSVVMGVKGGKEVTLMPGQTFHEGPADIHTVGRNASQDKPAKFVVFLLKDADKPAVLPAQEHRGASPLPQGWVNTVGAGLPRDHLNAASAAADYPGSVSRRH
- a CDS encoding SDR family oxidoreductase; its protein translation is MKVVVIGGTGLIGTQLCNNLRAKGHAVLAASPQTGVNALTGEGLELALEGADVVVDVANSPSFEDSAVLRFFETCGRNLFAAEKARGVKHHIALCVVGTERMLESGYFRAKMAQEELIKHAGVPYTILRATQFFEFMGAIAYSGADGNCVRVTTAALQPVASSDVAQVLADLVDKPAANRTFEVAGPDRQPLDQFVRSYLQHQQDPREVIADPQAAYFGAPIDDRSLTPDVDVIIGGLHFQTWLKNTPVQH
- a CDS encoding SDR family oxidoreductase, whose product is MRTMVVGASKGLGKALIEGLGEVGDTLIGVSRSKPQGLDAQPGVQVQWVAADLTHPRQAAQQLEQAVAEQGLDTLIYNLGIWEQRAFGPDYDFLEDDEEQIEAIVSCNITATLLVIKRLLPTLLQSTRPRIILTGSTSGLARSGRPEVTFGASKFALRGIADALREGYRQQHLGVTCLNLGYLNTDDALAIPREVAEQQGEGQLIPVHDVVQVVRMALSLSSASFVRELTLPAILDERF
- the yghX gene encoding YghX family hydrolase; translation: MERLTAKDFAPELLELYDYYAHGQINRREFLDRAAAFTLAGMTASALLASLSPNYALAQQVAANDPDIIAEYVTYPSPRGHGQVRGYLVRPAKVQGKVPGVVVVHENRGLNPYIEDVARRLAKAGFVALAPDGLTSVGGYPGDDDKGRALQEKVDPQKLMNDFFAAIEWLMKNEYTTGKVGITGFCYGGGVANAAAVAYPELGAAVSFYGRQPDTKDVAKIKAPVLLHYGELDTRINEGWPAYERALKATGKTFEAYFYPGANHGFHNDTTPRYDEAAAKLAWERTLDWFRRYLA